catatctCATTGAAACTATGTCTCAGTCCACTATGTCAACATCGTCATCTTCCCGCGCTACCGCCTCAGCTGACGAGTCCGGCTACATCACTATTATCCCTCGACGTAATCCCCCCGCCTTGGTAGAAGAAGACCCATCGGAGGACACAGAAGATGCAGGAAACTCGGTGGAGATCAGCAATGACAACGCCCCGAGTCAACGACGCGAGGCATCACCTGCATCGTTGTTGCCACAGCCGCCACTTTATGGACTTCGCATTCGGAGGACGGCGAGGAAGAGTGTTCCCATTCCAGGAAGGATAGCCACCAACACAGCAGGACTTGACACGGCAGGACCTAGCGGGGTAGGACCCAGCGTTGCAGGACCGAGAGCACCCCCACCACAGAGAGTCATAGGGATACCTGTCAGGCAGCCAGGTATGACCCCGGAGGAGTCCCGGAGATTGCAGTCGATGGTTGCGGGCCTACGTTACAGTCTCGCGGTGATAGCTGGGCACCAGGAGGTATTGAACGAAGTGATGACAAGGATGGAAATCCTGTTTCAGCATTCGATGGAGGCTGCTAACACTGCTAGTGCTGCTAGACGAGAGGCAGGTCATGCGATGACAGCATATTATGTGCTTGAGGGCTATTACTAATTGTGGTGTTGATGTTTCTTGTTGGGATAGCGATTGGCATTTGGTTCTGATTTTAGTATTTTATTCTATTTTGTCATGAAATGAAAACCCATGTTGGGTGTCTTTTgggaaaaacatttaaaactttatttTGGGATCGATGTATTGGTTTGGTTTTAAGATTATTTCAAATGGTAATGaagaattttattttatgtttcaaaacttttacaatgaggtcaaaccctagaatttattTAGTCAatggtttaataaaaaaaaaagatttttcttttttctttcctttctcaaATCTATATGCATAGTATTAATGCAACCCATTAATTTGACAACActtatggttttcaaaatagtagtgaactaaatattatacattattttatgtatttatacgtaTTTCTACTCTTGTGTCATAGAACCATGTCAGGAAGGCCTAATCGCGGGCGCCCACAGAACGAAACACCCGATGTTGCTCAAGTTGTAGCACAACAGCTCTTGGAAGCAATCCCAAACATCGTTACTCAAGTAACTGCAGGACTTAATGCTAACCAAGGAAGTAGTGGAGGAAACCGGGGAAATAATGAAAGAGAATGCAACTACAAGTCCTTTATGGCCTGTAAACCTAAGGAGTTCCATGGAAAGGAAGGTGCGGTCGGGTTGTTGAAATGGATTGACAGCATGGAGTTGGTCCTTCACATTAGCAAATGCCTCGAGCGCAACAAAGTTGAGTATGCATCTTGCTTACTCCAAGATAGggcattgacctggtggaataCTCTAGTGCAAACCCGAGGCCGTGCAGCGGCATATCAGCTAACTTGGGAAGACCTGAAGAAGCTACTGAGAGAGGAGTATTGTCCCAAGGATGAAATTCAGAAGCTTGAATCTGAGTTTTGGAACCATTCTATGGTTGGAACACAAATAGAGAAGTACACAGTCCGATTTCATGAATTAGCAAAACAGGTACCTCACATGGTTACTCCTGAGGAGAAACGGATAGATCGTTACATCTGGGGTCTGGCACCAGAGATTCGGGGAATGGTTACTTCAGCAAACCCAACTACCATTCAGAGTGTAGTGACTTTGGCAAATCGATTGACTAACGACATGATTCGGACTAAGAATTCGGTAAAGGGAAGTTGTGGTGAAAAGAGAAAGATAGAAAATCAAGGAGAAAAGAGAAATGATGGTGGTTCAGGGAGGAAGCAAAAAACCACAAGGAATTTCATGGTGAGAACACATGAACAAGAGCCGGTGAGGAATCAGGAACGGGGGCAGTACATAGGGCCGCATCTAAAATGCGATAAGTGTAGGTTCCATCATGAAGGAGCGTGTGCAGTGTGTCGAAAATGTAATCGAATGGGCCATATAGCCAAGTATTGCAGGCTAAATAAGGATGAAAAAGGGCATGTTATGAGTGTGGGAGTACTGATCATCTTCGTAATGCGTGTCGCAAACTGAACAGGGGCTTGGTAACAACGGACAAGACCAAGCTAGGCAAAATTTCCAAGGAAATCAAGGCGAACGACCAAGAGGTCTAGCCTTTGTGATTGGTGCAGAAGAAGCTCGTCAGAACCCTGAAGTGATTacaggtacgttcctcctaaacaaTCACTTTGCATGTGTAATATTCGATGCGGGAGCAGATAGGAATTTTGTTTCTTTAGCATTTAGACCGTTGATTGACTTGAAATCGAGAAAAATGAGGAATACTTTTGCTATTGAACTTGCTTATAGGCATGA
The genomic region above belongs to Lactuca sativa cultivar Salinas chromosome 4, Lsat_Salinas_v11, whole genome shotgun sequence and contains:
- the LOC128133676 gene encoding uncharacterized protein LOC128133676; translation: MSGRPNRGRPQNETPDVAQVVAQQLLEAIPNIVTQVTAGLNANQGSSGGNRGNNERECNYKSFMACKPKEFHGKEGAVGLLKWIDSMELVLHISKCLERNKVEYASCLLQDRALTWWNTLVQTRGRAAAYQLTWEDLKKLLREEYCPKDEIQKLESEFWNHSMVGTQIEKYTVRFHELAKQVPHMVTPEEKRIDRYIWGLAPEIRGMVTSANPTTIQSVVTLANRLTNDMIRTKNSVKGSCGEKRKIENQGEKRNDGGSGRKQKTTRNFMGLGNNGQDQARQNFQGNQGERPRGLAFVIGAEEARQNPEVITGMKLGLMK